The proteins below come from a single Fusarium verticillioides 7600 chromosome 3, whole genome shotgun sequence genomic window:
- a CDS encoding 50S ribosomal protein L14: MIQLKTMLNCIDNSGAALVECVLVVGQKRHARIGDRVVVVVQEQRGSSSGGMAGISAANKVKRGDIRHAVVVRTRYPTQRRDGSVVKFDDNACVLLNKSGDPVGSRINGAVGAELKRKKWSKILSMAPMQA; this comes from the exons atgatTCAATTAAAG ACAATGCTTAACTGCATCGACAACTCGGGCGCTGCCCTTGTCGAATGCGTCTTGGTCGTCGGCCAAAAACGACATGCCCGAATCG GTGACcgtgtcgtcgtcgtcgtgCAGGAGCAGCGTGGTAGCTCCTCCGGTGGTATGGCCGGTATCTCTGCCGccaacaaggtcaagcgAGGTGATATCCGTCACGCCGTCGTCGTCCGAACCCGATACCCTACACAGCGCCGAGACGGCTCGGTTGTTAAGTTCGACGACAATGCTTGTGTGCTGCTGAACAAGTCTGGCGATCCCGTCGGATCACGTATCAACGGTGCTGTTGGCGCTGAGctgaagcgcaagaagtGGAGCAAGATTCTGTCAATGGCGCCCATGCAGGCGTAA